The sequence CTCTGGCAGGCTCCGCCCCGCACGGCCAGCCTCTGCTGCTGCCAAACAGCCCCCCAGGTAAGGGCAAAGGCTGCGGGGTCAAGTCctctctctgcagtctgcacatGTTCAGTAGCTGCACCCCCGCTGGGTACAACCCGCCTCCGCCCGCCCCGTTCAAACACGTCCCTCTGCTGTTGGGATTCAGCGAGCCCACGATGCTGTACGTGTCTCCTTTCAGGTACACGGGAGGGTTGGTTTCACCGCCGTTTGGATAATTTCGCTCTGAAACGGAGGGAATGGACGAATCAGTATCAATGTCATCCAACGTGCAGCTGGTGGCTCCAGTGCTGATCTGGGTCTGCGATGACCCCGGCCGCCCCTCCTGCTGGTTTGACGAGGAGCTGGTGTGACTCTGGCATGAAGACTCGTTTGGGTCACAGTTGTTGGCTGGTGTCGACTCCGTCGTTTCTGTTACGCTTATCtgcaagagaggagaagaagaagaagaagaagaagaagaagtagaataagaagaagaagaagaagaagaagaagggagatATTAGATGATTCACATGCAGGGACAAATGTATGGAAGCAGAAAAAGGCCAAATCGattaaaattattataattgcaaattaatcacacattttttatctgttctaaatgaaccttaaagggagatttgtcaagtatttaatactcctatcaacatgggagtggataaatatgctgctttatgcaaatgtatgtatatatttattattgtaaatcaattaagaacacaaaacaatgacagatattgtccagaaaccctcacaggtactgcatttagcataaagatttGGCATGtccaaacattttttaaaaagatgtccgaaaaaaatcagaaaagtaaaaaaaaaatgtctgaaaattgtcagaaaatatcagaaaaaaagtcagacgaatgtctgaaatatgtctgaaataaaagtaaaaaacaaatgtctgaaaaatctgctccaatcataacatggcaaactgcagcccaacaggcaacaacagctgtcagtgtgtcagtgtgctgacttgactatgacttgccccaaactgcatgtgattatcataaagtgggcatgtctgtaaaggggagactcgtgggtacccatagaacccatttacattcactgatctggaggtcagaggtcaagggacccctttgaaaatggacatgacggtttttcctcgccaaaatttagcgtaagtttggagcgttacttaacctccttcatgaccagctagtatgtcatggttggtaccaatggattcatcaggttcataggttcacatgataccagtatcttcactttaaaactgaacccgctacaacctcggaaagatcagttgcattaatgcattaaagaaattagtggcgttaaaacgaatttgcgttaacgctttattattattaactttgacagccctagttatttcACACCACAGATTTCTGTCTTTGTCATTTTGTTTGAGCTCTTCTCTTCGGTTTGAGGTGGGCGTTGAGTTACAAAAGGTGATGTCACTTCTTCCGTGCACCAATCAGGACTGAACAACATTTGATTTTGGCCTCTGATGACAGTTGGTTTGCTGCTACAGTGACAGTCCGTATGAATCACTGATGAATCACTGATGAATCACTGCTGAATATTAATCAGGAATATTTTAGGCTGAACATTATTATTCACTTATGGCCTTTCTTTGCTTCCATATAATTGCTACAACACTATTATCTGACCTTTGCCTGTTCCCGATTCTCTTGTGTGCCAGCAGCGTTCGCTCCGCTgccttcatctctctctgtgatttTGCTCTTGGCCGGCGTGCGCTCTGCCTCGTAACCAGCGGGGCTCGTCTCTGGAGAGCGCAGCAGAGGCTCAAAGGTGCTCTGGTTCTGGATGACAAGGGAATTGCCAACATGACCTCCGGCGAGCCCGTGGGTCAGCTGCGTCAGCTGCAGACCCGCCTCCAGTGGCCCGACGGGATAATCTCTGAGAACAGGCAGAGTGTGGACGCCGTAGCAGAGGCGTCCGTACAGCGGAGCGGAGCCGGGCCTCTGCTGAGGGTCCAGGCCGGGGCGAGGGTTACGGCTCCAGCTGTACGTCCTCGCCCTCGGCGGATTCTGCTGGGTGTACCATCTGTGCCAAAGAGATAAATGTCAGAGAggcacacagccacacacaaacacacacacactcccagaaGCCACCATGGCAAGGATatactcttttttatttttgggagCAGCTCACATGTtcctgttgttgtgcatgtgctgtATTCTGTGCATGCTCTGCAGTGCCGTAATGTCAAAAGCTGCGGTGTCCGCTTCCCCTCCCCCCTCGTCATCGTAGGATATGATGTTCTCCCTGACATCATCCTCCTCGAAGGGTGAGTGGGAGTCTCGCTTCTGATGGCGCAATGACAGCGAGAGTGCACACACCACTGAAGGGCAGAAAAGAGACACATGACCACCATACTGTTCAAACGCTACAGAAGCAACATGACACAACCGCTCAGCATCTCGCACAAACAGTCACAAACAAACAACGTATTTAAAGTGCCTGCGGAGGCTTCGGAGGACCTACCGAGCAGCGTGGTGACACACGCCAGCATGGCCAGTAAGGTGACCAGACTGAATATGAGGGACGGAGAGGCAGACGGGACGGGGAGACAGACCGTGTGTCTCTCCCATCTcctgtccctctgtctccccCTATCCTCGGTCTGCATGCCCCCTCGCAGACAGGGACAAATGGTGACGGTGACGGTGCCGGTGTTGGTCAGCCCCGAGGCCCCGTCGCGCAGCACCACCGGCACGTGGAGGGTgagggaggacgaggagaaGCCGGGGAGGGGCTCCAAGGCTGACTGGAGCACCAGGCTGGCTGTCACACCTGATAACGaggcgggaaaaaaaaaaaagagacacatCACACATCAAACACGATGGCTGCACAGCGAGCGTGCACAGCTTTCTGGCTGGTGTCATGTTTCTGGATTGTGCATGAAATAGAGAGCCGATGTGTGCCACCTCCAGTCTCCCTGATGGAGAGGTTGAGGGCAGAGCTGGACTCTGGGGGGACGCTGAAGTGGATCGGGGAGTCCTGCCCTCCTTGGTCCCTGTCGATGGCACGCAGCACCTGAACTACCTGCACGACACAGATATCAGGATAAAGATCTTTGAAAATCCAAAGCTGAGTAAACACAGATGATGTGTTTCTATCAGTGGAATGTTTTAACAACAAAATGAAATCAAGTCAGAAATGAGAAAGAGACGAAAAAAACAGCCACTCGCAGGAGTTTGAGAGAGAACGGATGAAAACGGGAATTACATCtgacattaaatataatatccGAAAGAAAAACAAGAGCGGACCTGGCCGGGGGCGCTGGAGTCACATACAGACGTTGTGTACTGCCTGTCCAACTCTGGCGCATTGTCATTCTGGTCTAGCGTCTCTATGGCAACCACAACCCTTGACACAAGATTCGGATTGtctgaagaaagaaaaaggaaattaTTATCACTGAATTTGTATCATATTTTACGGCACACTTTGTATTCCCAAACTCCGGCTCCGGTGCTTTGGGTGAAATATGAGTCTGGTATATAAAGCTCGGCTGCTCACGGCGCCCCGAGGGGGCCGAGAGGGGGCTGACGTACCCCTCTGTGTGGCGATGACAGTGATATTATGCCACTGCTCCTGCTCGCGGTCCAGCTCCATCACTGTGCTGATAAAGCCCGTGTCGGAGGCGATGCGGAACAGAGCCTCGGGGTCTGACTGGGGATCGATGGAGTACCTGAGATACAGAAGcgaggacagagaggaagaagatagTGAGGAGAAGCCCCGAGTGAGGGAGTGAACGAGCGAGGTGATGGCGTTATAACCACCTGATGTTGCTGCTCTGTCCTGTGTCCGGGTCTAGGGCGGAGACCCGGCCAACGGAGCAGACGGGGGGGCAGTTCTCAGACACGTCCAGATGGTAGCGAGCCTGGGAGAATCGCGGCGGCTCATCAGCATTGAGGACCATGATCCGGACTGTCGCCTGGTCCTTAAAGGGGCCTTTCCTCAGGTAGCGGGCGTCCACTAGCGGGTTGGAGACCTCCACGGAGAACGTGTACGAGTTGCGTGTCTCATAATCCAGCAGCTGTTGGGTGAAGGATAATCCAATATGTACAGTGCTGTATATTTCACCCCTCATACTGTACTTCTTAATTCCTTTTCATTCATCATTCCCACTCTTTTATCTCTCTATAAAACTCACATGCAGTATTACATTCTGGATTTATTCCTTTCATCGTTGACCTCCTCTTACCTCACCCTCTGCAACCCCcattcatttttcatatttcaCCGAGCAGTAGTTCTCTGACTGCCCGGCGCTTGGAAGTAGTAAAAAAAAGGCGAGTCACGGTGGCTTGCTCACTTCAGATGAGCTACGGCTTCTCACCGGCTGCTTATTAGTTCATTGTTGCTCATTAATTGGCTGCGTGGCGTCTTGGGAATCTGAACCTGGCGGCTAACAAGGCGTGTTTGAATGGAGGACTGAAGTATTTAAAAAGgacaaataaaattaatttggaACAGCAGAGCAGAGGGAATTTGTTTAAAGTCGCATATTAGatatttttctcattaagtGGATATTTAAGAAACGCAACTACGAGGAGTTTCTAACCGGTTATGAAACAGTGTCAGTGGAATACTGATTGATGCAGCGCACGTTCGTGGCGTGAccggaagtgaagaagaggtatgtgtaactagagctgtcaatcaattcaaatatttaatagcgattaatagtatgattgtccatagttaattaaaacttgatcacacattttttatctgttcaaaagcGTCTATTTATGTaaagtctcttttttttttccaacaataCGCACGTAAACACGAGGTTGATGTCCAATAAAACACGACTACTTTACtacatattttatcattttaatcatTAAACTTTAATCATATTATATCTTTACTTCCTCATTGTCTGACCTTCTTCTTTGATTGTATTGCTTCCAATGTAATGAAGGTTAAATAATAAAAGGCCTGATGTttctgtcaactattaaattaatcgatttgataatcaattaaagggactatttgtaactttcagaaatgcttgcacaactgtggccgtgaaatcaacgaaagtcagcgtcgggctcgtgcttgtgctcgctctaaatggacatgaacgaacatcgctcaaaacagtgaggtgacacacgtcagctaaaagcacaatatcactctatatttcagctgcttggcagtaatgttagctgaccagaccaaggtctcttcatgaatcaatgctgatactgtgtttgcagCAGGGCTAcccagcgagaaactcgtctccccCCGCCCGCAGACGGAGAGaacaggaagacaccggcaaccggtcggtaaagagacggtaacgtttatctctgcggagccccgtcacttcacaagacacgggaaacctctgttggtctggaggagctgcagcagttatttctgcacaaacgtccactgaacattcactagatattctcagagctaaactaactcttctgcagtgtggagtgagcgctgtatgagtgaaggcgagcggacggacggacggacggacaaaaGGATGGACGGAAGGAAGGACGGATGGAAGGACGGACAGAAGGAGGGACCGACGGACGGAAGGAAGGACGGACAGAGAAAAGGACGGACAGAAggatggacggacggaaggaaggacggacggacggaagaACGGACACGCAGAATGCTATATACGTTGTCGTGGGGGTATAATAAGTAtgatttctttagtgtataatcacctgaaaataagaatcattgtgttttcgttagcgtTTATATCttcatagggagcaggtccatgtttctacagtagcccagaacggacaaaccaaactctgtctctagagagggacattcacgttttcgcgacggccaccgtagttctcctgcACACTTGGTTGTTTGCAATCTgaaacctcaccgctagatgctgccagatcctaaCGTCTTTAAGCAAAACCACCTTCATGTAGctttatgttattattaaaacTTTACACATAGAATCTCTGCACCTGCGTCTCGTCTTCACTCACCTTGTCCAGCACTATGACCGCCTCCTGGTCTCTCCCAGTTATGTTGAAGATGTCGGCCTCCTCCGCGTCCAGGATGGTGAACTCCAGCTGTGCATTCTCTCCCAGATCAGGATCGGAGGCGGTGAGACGGCCCACCTCCACACCTGGAGCTGCGAGCTCAGACACAGAGAACGACCACGCAcctgcagagaggaagacaaCGGAGACAATGGATCTGATATAAACTGCACGCGGTACAGCGGGATAGAGCCCGGCTCAATTCGGTGTCAACATAACATAATGCATGTGGCTATTATCGGCTTCCCTTCACGTATTTCATGTCCAAGTTTAAAGGATTGGTTCCCATTTATCCAAGGCTATCTTCATACATTACTTACATGCCCATGTGTTCTACACTGGAAGGGTTATTTGTCGCTGTAATCATTCCACCTGCTGCCCATACCGCCCGAGAACAGATCCTCTCTAATGCAGTTCTAATGTCGGAGACGGAGACTAAATCCACAGCTGTCAGTCTGTGTAACATTCATTCTGAGCTTCAGCTGAAGCTTATCTCACATCTTCCACAGTTACACTATATTTAGTGAGGAATTCCCTCTTGGGAACGTCTTGTGGGAATGTAAATGTTGAAGCTGAAGTCAGATTAGCTTTGGCTAaacttaaaatgtatttctgcaCAGAATCTCTCCTTTATTTAGgcggtgaggagaggaggagcatTAACCCTTTCATCACcgtacagatatatatatataaataggaATGTTTTAAGATGGATTAAAATATGAAACGATCCTTTAAGTGTCTTTTATTAGTACCTCACTTTATGTCTACATTTGTAAATGATTTTGCcctcatactgtacatgttagacatgttgtCTTTATTTGAGCAGATTAGTCAGTcgtgctgctgcagtgtttattgatgtttattacacggctttgttgaatactcgattctgatctcaatcacggcgttctgcagactgttatttctttataacaaatctatttaatagctagacaggatattcattagagatatctgcaacgttattttctttaattcaagatatctgtaattctATTTTTACTACTCAAAACTCTAATTTAAGACAtccgtaattacattttgactagtacgattcaaactactttttCATGTATATGTTGTTTCTCATTACGGATATCTACAAGCTTCGGCTgacactgttcagatgctttgttgggccAATATCCAAATGGAAGCCTTGATGAGCAACGTCGTGCACAACAACTCTGAGTagtcataatgaggtttgagCTGTTAAATGCTAAAAAGGTTTAATCCACAACAGATTTCACAGCGACACACGACGTCTCTGGACATTAGCGTCAGAGCGAGTCATATGTCAAAAACACACGATTCTTCTGCTCCTGAGCAGATCAtgtaaaatatgaaatgttgGACATATGGCAGCAAAGACCCAACATATGATCTGTAAGCGGGCCTCTGGGATTTACTGTATGAAGAGTAATCATCAGAaagttgctatgggcgcagctctgatgtcggagtctggaggaccgtttttgtgtcaaattattgatttcttcagtaagtagtcgtgttataagcgggataatgtacagcctgttggggtttatttcacaacaacgaccagctggctgcacatacagtatgtgcatgctGCAAATATGGGTactgattttattattattattattattattcagtgggAATTATTTAACATCATATATTATGCATTCAATGTATTCTATTTcatcttatttttgttttaagtgagttttattttccatcttatttttttttttattctatgtctattttcttttattgtaaagcactttgtgctgcATTTCTTGTATAAacagtgctatacaaataaagtttattattattattaatcagtGGAATATGTCATTATAAATTTGGCAGCAActggtccagactaaaatatctcacaataTTGGGTGCCATGAAATAATGCCTGTTTGGAAATGCAATTTCAAACACAGCCTATAACATTTACGTTTTTCAAAGGTTAAAGTTAAAAGGAAGCATTTTATATTTGATGTTATATTTTGTGGTTATGAccatttagcacactgacagtgaatattcacgtatcgtatgtgcctcagatctcagtgtgaaagcctcggttaacctgctacacaacagcttttcatcatctCCTCTCCTGTGACGGCGactttctttcccccaaaagggagcgcgtttttggatttattgttggtgcaatcaactacacagcaactcctGTCTTCTccaaggtaaaatgactgttttcgtaaatggagtctggtggctttgaagagagcgtagataacagcttcagttccccgtcagaaagggctgtctgacagcgaggtaaagcggtgaaaatattctatatataacgtacacttaaaattatattttttttaggtgtctaaaatgtgtttagctgctgcctccgtccacagcagtacattacttcactcccgtgctggtactcttgtctgtttctactaactccatctactgtagtaatacactgactatggagaagaacctcatacaaccccactgagaaacatcggaactatccctttaaactgaGGATTCGATCTGTGCTGAGTGAATCAGTTGTGATGTTGTAGTTTAGATTGGATTACAGTCCGTCCACCAACTCAACAAGCATGAAAAGGCAGCCGGTGATCTGTGGCAGCTCGTGCCATTTTACTCGGCCCGTACATCACTTGTGATGCTGCACGGCAACAAGCTGCAAAATCCAAAGAAATGCATTCCTTTTAATCAGCGCGGCGGCGGCGCTGATTGTTAATCATTCAAATCCTGCACGTTACGAAGAGCGTTTAAAAGAGTCACACCTCTCGCATTCAAAGAGCATACTAAATGAGCCGTTTGCTTAAACTGTGGCATTATTGtcaaagagaaaaataatgacCTGCAGCGGAGGTGGTGAGGGAGGGAAGATACAGTCAGatatcagtaaataaataacgcCGCTGGCATTTGGAGATATTAAATTGCTTCTGTATTGCAGAACAATATATCAACGTGAGGAAAAAGGGGGCTTTAAACATGAAGACGGACGGCTGTGAGCAGAGACTGTCGGGGAGAAGAAGGATATAGAGAAGAGCAGTATATGTCTCACAGCGTTAGACGCATTCTGCAGTGATTTTACTGTCTATTGAAGCAGAAAGCACTGAACTTTAagattaaatattaatagcATGGAACAGGGAAAAGCTTGGATAAGAAAAAGCGGACATGATCTTTCACTCTTCTACGTCAAGGCTCAGTCCATTTTGAACCTCGGGGACCAAACgggagtgtttgtgtgaatgttaATGCCTGGAAGAGGTTGTGTTATTCCTGCTGACGGTGCAAACAGTGATTAGGAAGAATAAAAGAGGAATAGCGGACTGACAAGCTGTTTAACTACTTTGGAGCTTATCTTGAACCTGTCAAGACAACGAGGACCCAaaggaggcaaaaaaaaaaaaatatcagactGCTGTCACAAATGCCATTACAAGatgtttcatcattttaatCTTCACTCACGCTCACATCTTCTACGGAGATTGAACTGCAGCCGACAGTTTAAGTGGTGATCTGATAGCGGCGGAGCTTACTGCGTCTGAAGTGAGGGGGGTTGTCGTTGACGTCGCTCAGCTTCACGGTGACGGTGGTCGTCCCTGATAATCCGCCCAGATGCCCTCCCATGTCTTTGGCCTGGAGGACCACCAGATATTCATCCCGGGTCTCTCTGTCCATGTCGGGTATCGCCGTCCGCAGGACGCCTGgtggacaggagaggagaaaatCAAATCTATGGCAAG comes from Sebastes fasciatus isolate fSebFas1 chromosome 5, fSebFas1.pri, whole genome shotgun sequence and encodes:
- the cdh24a gene encoding cadherin-7, with the translated sequence MAARIVLLLLLFCEGGRNSISEAVVSSKVQPHPESIHNFIESFKEPASQRQDGEDDVRTLPNVAFRLNDRRTNDFDFKDNIAATVQLKHPAKPRTPNHSPELTLKSSNLTNGEVEGVINAHRQVASSGEEHALQLHLETAVGGVLPERTRGRSKRVGESEDGRSESNLPRSRLRRSWLWNQFFVIEEYRGPEPVLIGRLHTDMDIGDGRTKYMLEGEGVGSVFVIDGNTGNIHVTKSLDREEKDQYRLIATATDRQTGRALEPSSEFIIRVQDINDNPPVFLDEPYVATVPEMANIGTSIIQVTARDADDPTYGNSARLVYAITQGQDYFSVDPQTGVLRTAIPDMDRETRDEYLVVLQAKDMGGHLGGLSGTTTVTVKLSDVNDNPPHFRRSAWSFSVSELAAPGVEVGRLTASDPDLGENAQLEFTILDAEEADIFNITGRDQEAVIVLDKLLDYETRNSYTFSVEVSNPLVDARYLRKGPFKDQATVRIMVLNADEPPRFSQARYHLDVSENCPPVCSVGRVSALDPDTGQSSNIRYSIDPQSDPEALFRIASDTGFISTVMELDREQEQWHNITVIATQRDNPNLVSRVVVAIETLDQNDNAPELDRQYTTSVCDSSAPGQVVQVLRAIDRDQGGQDSPIHFSVPPESSSALNLSIRETGGVTASLVLQSALEPLPGFSSSSLTLHVPVVLRDGASGLTNTGTVTVTICPCLRGGMQTEDRGRQRDRRWERHTVCLPVPSASPSLIFSLVTLLAMLACVTTLLVVCALSLSLRHQKRDSHSPFEEDDVRENIISYDDEGGGEADTAAFDITALQSMHRIQHMHNNRNIWYTQQNPPRARTYSWSRNPRPGLDPQQRPGSAPLYGRLCYGVHTLPVLRDYPVGPLEAGLQLTQLTHGLAGGHVGNSLVIQNQSTFEPLLRSPETSPAGYEAERTPAKSKITERDEGSGANAAGTQENREQAKISVTETTESTPANNCDPNESSCQSHTSSSSNQQEGRPGSSQTQISTGATSCTLDDIDTDSSIPSVSERNYPNGGETNPPVYLKGDTYSIVGSLNPNSRGTCLNGAGGGGLYPAGVQLLNMCRLQREDLTPQPLPLPGGLFGSSRGWPCGAEPARAEAANPPQPLRMEDLLNIRLDQVTFDLSQPPYDSLQTYEFEGRDSRAESLSSLESDGDGEGKDDGRVVGGMEELNQKFQRLVEIIRERETERQGGRGGGGGDAAEAAEAAPDETHKQTEDKEKEQQRWDF